Genomic DNA from Polyangiaceae bacterium:
CGCTGGGCTTTCTATACCGGGCGACCCTGAATCTCACTCGCTGGCCATGACCCTCAACGTTCCAGAAGGCACCTGGATTTGGGCGCAGCCAGCGCTGGAAAATGCACCGCAGGGTCTCATGTCCTTCGACATCGATTCGGACAACATACGCTTCCAGACGGGAAAGGGAGCCGTTCGAGCATTGCTGAACCCCGCGGTGAGCACCTGGACCACTCTTGAGTCGAACTCCCTGTCCAGCATCGGTTCCGGACAAGGCGACCTGGCTGTGTGGATCGATTCCGTCCAGCCCGGAAAGCAAAAGATCCGAGGCTGGGCGCCGGATGGCAAAGGCATCCGAGACCTGCTGGATCCTGCGCCAGCCCTCACCTGCATGGTGGCGCCCGGGCCAACGGCAATTGTCGGGGCGGTGAGCGACGGCTCCAGCTGCTCGGACTATGGCCACCTTCGGCTGTTCAAGCTACCGCGCATCTACTCGCTGAGCGCATCTGCGCCCGAGCTCAGCCCGACCTTCGGAAGCACTCCGCTTGCGCTGTACACCGAGCCAGGACTGCGCGTGTGGAACGGATACGCCATCGCCACGGTGAGTGAGCCCGGCGAGGCGGGTCCCGGCGACGCGTTCCTGCTGGTCGTGCGGCTTTCCGACTGGAAGAGCTGGCGCGTCGATGCGTCGCCCGGGCACCAACCGCACGGGTCGGCGTGGACCATCACGGACAAGTACTTGTACTTCGGGGAAGCGGGGACCACCGCGGCCACATCGCAGTGGGCCACCCAGATCCGGCGCTACGATCTGGCCGAGCTCGACCAGCTCGCAACGCCTTTGGGGAACTGACATGCTGCGCCCAGCCGTCATCGTCGCGCTGGTATTGGCCGCAACCCCGGCGGCTGCACAAGAGGCGCCAGCGTCCCGCGCGACCGTGGTGCAGCCGGGCGCTGGGGAAGCGCCGCCGGTGGTGCCCAAGGGCCGCTACGGTTTGGGTGCCGGCATGGCGTTCACGGGCTGCGGCGACCGCTGCGGTCTGATCCAGAATCCGTCGTACGGCGCCCGGGCCTTCGCGATCTGGCCCATAACGGACGGCTTGGGCCTCGGAGTGACGGCGGACCTGGGGCTCTTTCCGCGCACGCGGAGCAGTGTGGGAAAGGGCCTGTACGTGGGCGGCGTGCTGGAAGTATCCAGCGGCTACCACGCGCCGTCGAGCTTCAGCTTCTGGCTGGGGTTTGGCGGGTACAGCGGCGAACGCGGCGTGGGCAATCCCTGCATTTCTTCGAGCGGGGGACGGCTCCAGGTCGGCGTGCGCGCAGGGACGCACCTGTCGGATTCCGTGTTCGCGTCGCTGTCCGCGTCGGCAGCCGACGGCCTCGGAGGGACGTGTTCCACCGCGGACGCCGCTCAGCCCGACACGCGCGATCCCGTCGCGCCGGTGGAGGGCGGTCTCGCGCTGTTCGCCCTCGAGATCGCGTACGAGATGGGCGGAGCGCGCCGGCGCTGACGGACGCCCTGCGTCAATCCCCGCCGCACGTGCGAAAAGCGGACATTTCACCCCGCTCACTCGCCTGAACCCCCTCCGATGTCCGCTTTTTGGACGTCACGGCGCTTCGGTGCCCCACGAGACGATCAAAAGCTCACTTGGACTTCGGCATCGCTGGCGGGCAGCGCGAGGTACAACGCCTTCTCCGCTGCGTCGTAGGTCCAGCCGCTGTCGGCGCCGAGGAGCGCGGCGCGATCCGCCACCGCCGGGAGGCCGCTCACGGCGCTGGGGGCGGCCTCCAGCCGGATGCGCGCGATGACCGGCAGCGTGGCGCGGGAGAGCGTGAGGCCGTGGGGCGTCACCTCGATGGCCGTCGTGGCGCCGTCTTCGTCGGCGAGGGTGAAGCTCGTGCTCTGGGTGCCGGGGAACGCCCACAGCGTCAGGTGGCCGGCGTGCTGAGGCGTGCCGAATTCCGTCACGTCGCTCGAGACATTGAGCGGGATGATGGCGCCTTCCTTCACGTACAGCGGGATCTTCGCGCGGTCCGAGGCATCCACGGCGGTGAGCGTGGTGCCGCCGTCGAGCCAGGCGCCGCCCAGATCGGCGAAGTCGAGCCAGCGGGCGCCGCTCGGCAGGGGCACGTCGCGGGTGGAAGTGTCGTCGAGGATGGGCGCCACCAGGAACGCGTCCCCGAGCTCATAGCGGTAGTCGCCGGCCCAGGCAGCGGCGTCCCCCACGGGCTTGACCAGCGGCTTCTCGGCCTTGGCCAGGGAGTAGAAGAAGGGCACCAGCTCGTGGTGGAAGGTGGCCCAGTAGCGGTAGAGGGCCACGGTCTCGTCCACGTGATCGGGCACCGTCCAAGGCGCGATGTTGGCGCGACCGTGGAGCTGCATGAAGGGCGAGAGCGCGCCAACGGCGGTCCAGCGCGCGAACACCAACGTGTCGAAGGGGATCTTCGGGCCCAGCACGTCCTTGTCGTCGCGATCGATGTAGCCGCCGATGTCGGAGCCCACCACCAGGTAGCCGGCGGCCGCCGAGCGGAACGTCTCGTCGAGGGCGTCCGCGAGGCCCAGCCAATCCCGGCGGTTATCGCCCATCCACGCCACCGGCGCGTGCTCCTTCTTGGCGAAGAAGCGCCCTGGGAACTGGTAGCTCTCATCCCAGGCGCGCACCATGGTCACGAACTCCTCGGCGCCCCGCTGGTGCACGCCGTAGGCGTAGAAGTCCTTGTAGTATTCCTCCGAGTAGGCCTGGTGCGACATGTCCCCCGCCGCGGTGGAGACCGGATCGCTGTCGATGTACTCCTCGCCGAAGTCCAGCTTGAAGCCGTTGACGCCCATGCGAAAGAGCTCGTCCTGCTGGCGGTGCCACCAGGCCATCGCCTTGGGATTGAAGAAGTCGATGGCGCTGCCGGTGCCCTTCCACCAAGAGTACTCCGCGCCGTCGTCGATCAAGAAGCCGCAGGTTTGCGCCTCTTCCAGGTTCGGCGTCGGTCCATCGTACACGTCGCCGCCCTGCTCCAGATCGAACGACCAGCGGTTGAGCAATGGCGTCAGCCACAGCACGATGCGAATGTCCTGATCGCGGAGCTCTTTGACGAAGCTCTCGAACTCCGGATAGCGCGTCGGGTTCGGGACCAGCGAGTTGTAGTTGGTCTCCCAGGGGCTATCGAGCACGGCGACGCCCACCGGGATGTCGCGATCGCGAAAGCCCTTGATGAAGTCGCGCATGTCGTCCCGCGTGGAGATGTCCTTGCTGATCCAGGGCTCGAAGGCCCAGCGCGGCGTGTACAGCGGCGGCGTGTCGATGGTCGGCGTCGGCAGGTTGCACGGGTCGAGCGCCGCGGCCGGCTCGTCGTCCCCTCCACCGCCGCACGCGACCGTCAGCGCGACCAGGGCGATGGGCGCGAAGCGAAGAAGGCGCATCCCCCGAATTTGCCGCGCGGCTCCGTCGGATGCGAGTCGGATTCCGCGCTCGGGGGTTTCCGCGGTTTTCCCGGGGAGACAGGCCGCCGCGGGGGACGGGCCTCGGATATTTCGCGGCGAACCAACACCCTCATGAACATCAGACTTGGACGGTGTCTCCCGGCGCGGGGATGCGGATCCAGGGGCCGCGGGCCCGGGCGTCGTCGTGGATGGCGGTCTTGTGGGCACGACCAAGGTGCACCAAGCACAGGGACTGCACGTGGACCCGGGCGGCCATGCTCGCGATCGCGTCGAGGCTGGCGTGACCGCCGGGGCCATCTTGAGCCGCGTAGCACTCGTGAACGAGGAGCGAGGCCTCGCGGTAGAGCGCTTCCGTCGCGTCGCTGGGAGCGCCATCGCCGCTGTAACACAGGGAGCGTTCCTGCTCGTCGATGCGCAATGAGAGATTGCGCACGCCGTGCTGACTTTTCGCGTTGCTGAGGATGGCGCCGGCCAGGTACAGCTTGCTGCCGGGAGCGAGCTCTTTGCGCTCGATGGTGAAGCCTTGATCGTAGCTGCCCGGATAGCCGAGCTCGAGCAGCTTCGTGAGCCAGGCGTCGAGGCCGGGACCGCCGATCACCGTGAGCGGCCGCGTGCGGCCCTCCTCGCGCATCCAGAGCAGCAGCGCCGGAAGCCCGAAGCTATGATCGGCGTGCAGGTGCGAGATGTAGATCGCGTCCAGCAGCGACGGGTCGCGGGAGATGGCCCACAGCGCATGGGGCACGCGATAGCCGCAGTCGATCAAGAGCGCGGTGGAGCCGCGGTACAACAGGCTGGTGTTCGGGAGCTCGGGATCGAACGCCTCGCCGGTTCCAACGAAGGTGACCTCGGGCATCCCTGGAGGGTCACCTGCCGGGCCCCAGGCGCGCAAGCGTGTCCCAGGCCTGGCGATGGCGTTCCTTGACCTCGCTCCGCAAGTCCGCGATGCGCTTCCGCAGCTTCTTGGCCTGGTCCTCGGCGGCAAGCAGGCGATCGACGATGGCGCCGCCGCCCTTCAGCTGGTTCACGGCGCGGGCGTTGGCGCGCAGGCGGGCGATGTCTTGCTCGGCTTGTTTCAGATCTTGGCCGCGGCGAATGATGCCGCCGTTTCGCACCTCGGCCTCGAGCAGCCTGTCCGCCGCGGCCAGCAGGATCTTCTTCTGCGACTCCGGCACGAGCTTGTGCGCGGCCACTGCCCGCAGGCTCTTGGACGTGAGCCGATCGAAGCCCGTCGATTTGCTGAGCCCCTCGTCCACCCGCAGCGTGCGCGTGCCCTCGTGCTTGGCCTTCACCTTGAAGACCGCCACGCCGTGCTGCGTCTGCTCGTCGTAGGACACTTCGTCCGCGTCCATCACCTTGGCGTTGTTCACGAAGGGCAGCTCGAGATACACGGTGCGCGCCGAGCTGCTGCGGTTTTCGATCTCGTAGCGCACCACGTGGTGGCGCACGAAGTGCTCCGTGAGAGCGGTCCCGGACCAGCTCACGAGACGCGTCTCGTCTTTTTGAGTCGCATCGTCTTGTCGGAGCTCGAGATCCAGATCGAAGCCGAAGGACAGAATGCGGCTCTCCCGCGGCTTGAGGCGGTCGATGGCGCTCTCACCAGCGAAGCCGCCATCCGCGAAGATGGAAATGGGACCGGCGGGCAGGGTCTGCTTGCCTTGGTTTTTGAGGTGCACGGCGCTGCGCGCCGGCTCGCCCGCGCTGGCGATGAAAGCGATGCGCCGGGCGCTCACGGCGTTCGTGACGAAGGGCACCAGGGCGGAACCGTGGGCGCGAAGGTCCAGCGGGCTCTTTAGGGAGTAGCGAAACAAGGCACCGGACTCCACGCCCTCCGTGGGCGCAACGGCAGCGAGATTGCCGACGGACAAGAGCGAGCTCTGCCCCGTGCCGGTGCCACCGCCGTGCCCGATGGTGCCGATGCTGCCGAGCCCGATGCCTTCACCGCGGCCGCCGCCGCCGGCACCGACACCGCTCAGGCCAATGCCGCCGGCGCCGAAGCTCTCGCCCGTCCACATCGCGTCCGGCGTGGTGCCGAGCAACTGCGGCACGGTGGATAGCTCGTTCTCCGGCGTGACCAGCTCCCGCCGCGCATAGCGGGGCGCCGCCAGCGGAAACAAGTACGAGTCCGGACGCCCGTTCACGAGCTCCACGCTCACCTTCTTCCAGTCTTCGTCCGTGTCGTTGTGGAGCAGCGCCCAGCCCTGCAGCGCGCCGTCGTCCTTTTCGCCCAGCACCAAGCGGTAGGTAGAACGCCACACCGGCGTCTCCGCCACGTAGCCGAGGGCCACGGGCTTGCCGGCCTGCGCCATGACGCGGAGCTTCTTCTCGACGCTGGCAGCGCCGCCGCTGGCGGCTTCCAGTGCCGTTTCAAGCCGCTTGGCGCGGGCGGGATCCGTCGGCCGCGCGCCTACCACGTCGTGCAGCGCGAAGCGGCGGATCTCCGAAGACTTGGTGAGCATCACCAGCGAAGCCACCTTGCGCGGCGTGCAGGGCGCGCCTTCTTTCTGCACCACGCACTCTTCCATGGCGCTCACGTTGGCGTCCTGCACGTCGACGACGCGGCCCTGCACCTTCTCCTTTTCGGTGCGGAGCTCCACGTCGGCGCCCTTCAAGCTGCCGAGCAGCTGCACCATGCCGAGGGAGGTGTCTCCATCGAGCCCGGCCAGAGCGCGCGCCATGTCCGCCGTCACGCTGCTGCCGAACTCCACGCCGCCCACGCTGGTGCCGCCCCCCGGAGACATCACCACCAAGGTCTTGAGCGCGTCGTCCAGGTGCCCCGCGGGCACCGGCAAGGTCGCGTCGCTGGCGGCGCTCACGGTACCGCTGCGCTCGAAATATCCAACGCCCGTTTCGTACAGACGCACACGTTTGAGCGGCAAGCTGCTGGGCTCGGCGAGGGCCACGCCATGGGTGAGCACCAGCGCCGCCCCGAGATGGGTCGCTTTCATGCAACACCGAGACAACGCTCGCTCCCGAGTGTTCCGGCTTGACTGACACCGGGTCGAACACCACGTTCTGCCTGTCATGTTGATGGTCCTCGTCGCCCGGCTTCTCGACCTCTATTCCCTGGTCGTGCTCATCGCCGTGGTCACCTCCTGGATGGGCCTTTCCTACGAGAACCCCGTGGTGCGCTTCACCCGCGCCCTCACGGAGCCTCTGCTCGAGCCCATCCGCCGCGTGCTGCCTGCCATGGGTGGACTGGATTTCTCGCCCATGCTGCTGCTGTTCGGCATTCAGCTCTTGCGGCGCTTCTTGTTCGGTTAGGCTCCGGCCTCATGGCCATCATCACCGTTGTCGGCGCCGGCATGATGGGCAGCGCCCTGTGCGTGCCCCTGGTCGACGCCGGTCACGACGTTCGCCTCGTGGGGACCCACCTCGATGGCGACATCATCGATAGCCTGCGCCAGAGCGGGACTCACCCCAAGCTCCGACTGGAGCTGCCCCGCGCGATACGTCCCTTCCCCATCGCGGAGCTCGAGCAGGCGATGCAGGGGGCGGAGATCATCGGTGTGGGCGTGAGCTCTCCCGGCGTGGGGTGGGCGCGCGAGCAGCTCGCGCCCTACGTCAGGCCGGAGATCCCGATCGCGATGATCACCAAGGGCCTCGAGTGGAACGGCAGTGCGCTCTCGGTGCTGCCGGACGTCCTCGCGCTGCCGAATGGCGCCGCGCCTGCGGCGATCGCCGGGCCTTGTATTGCGGGAGAGCTCGCGCGGCGCGTGGAGACCTGCGTGGTGCTCACCGGACGCGACGGCGCCATGCTCGAGCGCATCGCGCGGGCCTTCGCCACGCCCTATTACCACCTGTTCCCGAGCGCGGACGTGATCGGGGTGGAGACATCCGCAGCGCTCAAGAACGCGTACGCCATGGGGATTGCCTTCGCTACGGGCCTGCACGAGCGCCGTGGCGGGCAGCCCGGCAGCGTGGCCATGCACAACGCCGAGAGCGCCGTGTTCGCTCAAGCGGTGCTCGAGATGCAGCACATCGTGCGCGTCATCGGTGGCGATCCCGGGAGCGTCCCGGGCCTCGCGGGTGTGGGCGATCTCGACGTGACCACCAACGGTGGGCGCACCGGTCGCTTCGGGCGCTTTCTCGGGCTCGGGCTCGCGCGGGACGAGGCCATCGCGCGCATGGAAGGCGCAACTCTCGAGTGCCTCGACATCCTCGCGGTGCTCGAGGCCGCGCTGCCCACGCTGGAAGGCGAACGGTTGCCGCTCTTGCGCCACATGATCGACGTGGCCATCAAGGGCGATCCCGTGAACCTTCCCTTTCAGAAGTTCTTCCGGTGAGCGAGCCCCTCGTCGTTTCCGTCGACGCCAGCACCACCGCGTGCAAGGCCATTGCGTGGAACGCCACGGGCCACACGGTGGCCGAAGGTCGCGCACCTCTCGCATTGGAAAATCCCGCTCCGGGCGCCTGGGAGCAGGACGCCCGAGACTGGTGGAGCGCGACGACCAAGGCGCTCCGCTCGGTGACGGCCGCCGTGGCCTCGGGCCGTGTCGCCGCGCTGTGCATCGCCAAT
This window encodes:
- a CDS encoding glycoside hydrolase family 31 protein, with amino-acid sequence MRLLRFAPIALVALTVACGGGGDDEPAAALDPCNLPTPTIDTPPLYTPRWAFEPWISKDISTRDDMRDFIKGFRDRDIPVGVAVLDSPWETNYNSLVPNPTRYPEFESFVKELRDQDIRIVLWLTPLLNRWSFDLEQGGDVYDGPTPNLEEAQTCGFLIDDGAEYSWWKGTGSAIDFFNPKAMAWWHRQQDELFRMGVNGFKLDFGEEYIDSDPVSTAAGDMSHQAYSEEYYKDFYAYGVHQRGAEEFVTMVRAWDESYQFPGRFFAKKEHAPVAWMGDNRRDWLGLADALDETFRSAAAGYLVVGSDIGGYIDRDDKDVLGPKIPFDTLVFARWTAVGALSPFMQLHGRANIAPWTVPDHVDETVALYRYWATFHHELVPFFYSLAKAEKPLVKPVGDAAAWAGDYRYELGDAFLVAPILDDTSTRDVPLPSGARWLDFADLGGAWLDGGTTLTAVDASDRAKIPLYVKEGAIIPLNVSSDVTEFGTPQHAGHLTLWAFPGTQSTSFTLADEDGATTAIEVTPHGLTLSRATLPVIARIRLEAAPSAVSGLPAVADRAALLGADSGWTYDAAEKALYLALPASDAEVQVSF
- a CDS encoding ribonuclease Z produces the protein MPEVTFVGTGEAFDPELPNTSLLYRGSTALLIDCGYRVPHALWAISRDPSLLDAIYISHLHADHSFGLPALLLWMREEGRTRPLTVIGGPGLDAWLTKLLELGYPGSYDQGFTIERKELAPGSKLYLAGAILSNAKSQHGVRNLSLRIDEQERSLCYSGDGAPSDATEALYREASLLVHECYAAQDGPGGHASLDAIASMAARVHVQSLCLVHLGRAHKTAIHDDARARGPWIRIPAPGDTVQV
- a CDS encoding YggT family protein; the encoded protein is MLMVLVARLLDLYSLVVLIAVVTSWMGLSYENPVVRFTRALTEPLLEPIRRVLPAMGGLDFSPMLLLFGIQLLRRFLFG
- a CDS encoding glycerol-3-phosphate dehydrogenase; its protein translation is MAIITVVGAGMMGSALCVPLVDAGHDVRLVGTHLDGDIIDSLRQSGTHPKLRLELPRAIRPFPIAELEQAMQGAEIIGVGVSSPGVGWAREQLAPYVRPEIPIAMITKGLEWNGSALSVLPDVLALPNGAAPAAIAGPCIAGELARRVETCVVLTGRDGAMLERIARAFATPYYHLFPSADVIGVETSAALKNAYAMGIAFATGLHERRGGQPGSVAMHNAESAVFAQAVLEMQHIVRVIGGDPGSVPGLAGVGDLDVTTNGGRTGRFGRFLGLGLARDEAIARMEGATLECLDILAVLEAALPTLEGERLPLLRHMIDVAIKGDPVNLPFQKFFR